The Bos indicus x Bos taurus breed Angus x Brahman F1 hybrid chromosome 3, Bos_hybrid_MaternalHap_v2.0, whole genome shotgun sequence genome includes a window with the following:
- the DUSP12 gene encoding dual specificity protein phosphatase 12 has translation MLEAQDGSNGCEHQIGSQSRASSARHMLEVRPGLFLGGAAAVAEPDHLREAGVTAVLTVDSEEPNFKTGAGVEGLRSLFVPALDKPETDLLSHLDRCVAFIVQARAEGRAVLVHCHSGVSRSVTVITAFMMKTDQLTFEEAYENLKTVKPEAKMNEGFEWQLKLYQAMGCEVDTSSAVYKQYRLQKVTEKYPELQNLPQELFAVDPSAISQGLKDGGLYKCRKCRRSLFRSSSVLDHNEGSGPIAFAHKRMTASPMLSAGSQAQCTSYFIEPVQWMESTLLGVMDGQLLCPKCNAKLGSFNWYGEQCSCGRWIAPAFQIHKSRVDETKTLPMWGSQTRETGTRYM, from the exons ATGTTGGAGGCGCAGGACGGGAGCAATGGCTGCGAGCACCAGATCGGCAGCCAGAGCCGGGCCAGCTCTGCCAGGCATATGCTGGAAGTGCGTCCGGGGCTGTTCTTGGGTGGAGCCGCGGCCGTTGCGGAGCCAGACCACCTGAGGGAGGCGGGCGTCACGGCAGTGCTGACGGTGGACTCGGAGGAGCCTAACTTCAAAACGGGGGCTGGGGTCGAGGGTCTACGGAGTCTCTTCGTGCCAGCGCTGGACAAACCTGAGACCGACCTGCTCAGTCATCTGGACCGCTGTGTGGCCTTCATTGTCCAGGCTCGCGCCGAGGGCCGCGCGGTGCTGGTGCACTG TCATTCAGGGGTCAGTCGAAGTGTGACTGTAATAACTGCTTTTATGATGAAGACTGACCAGCTTACCTTTGAAGAAGCCTATGAAAACCTTAAGACTGTCAAGCCAGAGGCCAA GATGAATGAGGGGTTTGAGTGGCAACTGAAATTATACCAGGCAATGGGCTGTGAAGTGGATACCTCCAGTGCAGTTTATAAACAATATCGTTTACAAAAGGTTACAGAGAAGTATCCAG AATTGCAGAACTTACCTCAAGAACTCTTTGCTGTTGACCCATCTGCCATTTCACAAGGATTGAAAGATGGGGGTCTCTACAAATGTAGAAAGTGCAG GCGATCTTTATTTAGAAGTTCTAGCGTTTTGGATCATAATGAAGGAAGTGGTCCTATAGCCTTTGCCCACAAGAGGATGACGGCATCCCCCATGCTTTCCGCAGGGAGTCAGGCTCAGTGTACATCTTACTTCATTGAACCTGTACAGTGGATGGAATCCACTTTGTTGGGAGTGATGGATGGACAG cTTCTCTGCCCCAAATGCAATGCCAAGTTGGGTTCTTTCAACTGGTATGGTGAACAGTGCTCATGTGGCAGATGGATAGCACCCGCTTTTCAAATACATAAGAGCAGAGTGGACGAAACGAAAACGCTGCCAATGTGGGGATCACAAACAAGAGAAACAGGAACTCGTTACATGTGA